In Paenibacillus sonchi, a single genomic region encodes these proteins:
- a CDS encoding helix-turn-helix transcriptional regulator gives MRADRLLSILLLLQNRGKVTSRELAGTLEVSERTIFRDMEALSASGIPVLAERGREGGWMLTEGYRTSLTGMKPKEIGALLLSADPAILQDLGIHEDYTLATRKLEAAATANTFPSANYFNQRIHIDSEGWVPSKESFPFLSVLQTALWEDRKVNISYLRSGEVKNRKIGLLGLVAKQGVWYVIGEHDGQFRTYRVSRIIACQMIDEAYIRPDDFELTSYWESSKVSFKSALPSYKAKFSLQSSSLPVLSQERYVTVLSMEDSPGSVWLKVEAEFNTIEAACRVMLSLGPNVIIGEPEELRVRVYKAALKTVLLGRRVRRSLPGNSRPQQE, from the coding sequence ATGAGAGCCGACCGTTTATTATCCATCCTGCTTCTGCTGCAGAACCGCGGCAAAGTCACCTCCCGTGAGCTTGCCGGCACCCTGGAGGTGTCTGAACGAACGATATTTCGCGATATGGAGGCGCTGAGCGCCTCTGGAATCCCCGTATTGGCTGAAAGAGGCCGGGAAGGAGGCTGGATGCTCACAGAGGGCTACAGGACCTCGCTTACCGGCATGAAGCCCAAAGAAATAGGCGCACTGCTGCTCTCAGCCGATCCGGCCATTTTACAGGATCTTGGTATTCATGAGGATTACACGCTTGCCACACGCAAGCTGGAGGCTGCTGCCACTGCGAATACATTCCCTTCCGCCAACTATTTTAACCAGCGTATTCATATAGACAGTGAAGGATGGGTTCCCTCCAAAGAGAGTTTCCCCTTTCTCTCCGTATTGCAGACGGCCCTCTGGGAAGACCGGAAGGTAAATATCTCCTATCTCCGCAGCGGGGAAGTAAAGAACAGAAAGATCGGACTGCTGGGTTTGGTGGCTAAACAAGGGGTCTGGTATGTTATCGGGGAGCATGACGGGCAATTCAGAACCTACCGGGTCTCAAGAATCATTGCCTGTCAAATGATAGATGAAGCTTATATTCGGCCTGACGATTTTGAGCTTACAAGCTATTGGGAGTCATCCAAAGTATCCTTCAAATCGGCCCTCCCCAGCTATAAGGCCAAATTTTCATTGCAATCTTCTTCCCTGCCAGTATTAAGCCAGGAACGTTATGTTACAGTGCTATCCATGGAGGATTCCCCAGGTTCTGTGTGGCTAAAGGTTGAAGCAGAGTTCAACACTATAGAAGCAGCTTGCCGGGTGATGTTGTCCTTAGGTCCTAATGTGATCATCGGGGAACCGGAGGAATTGCGTGTCAGAGTATATAAGGCTGCCTTAAAAACAGTCCTGCTGGGCCGCAGGGTAAGACGTTCCCTTCCGGGAAATTCCCGTCCGCAGCAAGAATAG
- the serA gene encoding phosphoglycerate dehydrogenase, with amino-acid sequence MFKVLVSDPISDLGIQQLMDASDVTVDKKTGLSEDELIAIIGEYDGLLVRSQTTVTEKIIAAGTKLKVIGRAGVGVDNIKLEAATQHGVVVINAPDGNTITTCEHAFAMMMALARHIPQAYAKTISGVWDRKTFLGVELRGKTLGVLGMGRIGSEVAKRAKAFGMNILAYDPFLTADRAEKLEVKLASVDDIVRGADFITVHTPLTPETRHMISRPQFEVMKKGMRIVNCARGGVIDEMALVEAIDSGIVAGAAFDVFEKEPPQADHPFLSHPKIIVTPHLGASTVEAQENVAIDVSEQVLHILRNEPFINAVNIPPVAPSVMNKLQPYFTLGEKLGSFASQLTGGAIREIHVEYAGDLSDVDTQPLTRYIVKGVFTRHFGGDVNIVNSMHLAKTRDVNVVVTKASKTKGFTNLITVTLKAEPDEERLVAGTLLQGYGERIVQVNKFPVDIAPEGHQIVISHNDKPGIIGLVGTLLGQNDVNIASMQVGRKIVGGAAIMLLTVDKAVPQQVLVKLAGLPEINTAEEIVLL; translated from the coding sequence ATGTTTAAAGTATTAGTATCGGATCCGATCAGCGATTTGGGCATTCAGCAATTAATGGACGCAAGTGATGTGACTGTAGACAAAAAAACCGGGCTCAGTGAAGACGAACTTATCGCTATCATCGGGGAATACGATGGCTTGCTCGTCCGCAGCCAGACTACGGTGACGGAGAAGATTATTGCAGCGGGTACTAAGCTGAAGGTGATCGGCCGCGCCGGCGTAGGCGTCGACAATATTAAGCTGGAAGCAGCTACACAGCACGGTGTTGTTGTCATCAACGCTCCTGACGGAAATACAATCACGACCTGTGAGCACGCATTTGCCATGATGATGGCATTGGCCCGGCATATTCCTCAAGCCTATGCCAAAACCATCTCCGGTGTCTGGGATAGAAAAACATTCCTGGGCGTAGAGCTTCGCGGCAAAACACTGGGCGTACTCGGTATGGGCCGGATCGGCAGCGAGGTGGCCAAACGGGCCAAAGCCTTCGGCATGAACATTCTTGCCTATGACCCGTTCCTGACCGCTGACCGTGCGGAAAAACTTGAGGTGAAGCTGGCTTCGGTGGATGATATTGTCCGCGGCGCGGATTTCATCACTGTGCATACCCCGCTCACCCCGGAAACCCGCCATATGATCTCCCGGCCGCAATTTGAAGTCATGAAAAAAGGCATGCGCATCGTCAACTGTGCCCGCGGCGGCGTAATCGACGAAATGGCGCTGGTTGAAGCCATCGACAGCGGCATCGTTGCCGGAGCTGCGTTCGACGTATTTGAAAAAGAGCCGCCTCAAGCGGATCATCCATTCCTCTCCCATCCGAAAATTATCGTGACTCCGCATCTGGGCGCTTCGACTGTAGAAGCCCAGGAGAATGTAGCGATCGATGTATCGGAGCAGGTGCTGCATATTCTGCGCAACGAGCCGTTCATCAACGCTGTTAACATTCCTCCGGTTGCACCAAGCGTTATGAACAAGCTTCAGCCATACTTCACGCTGGGAGAGAAGCTTGGCAGCTTTGCATCACAGCTGACCGGCGGCGCTATCCGTGAAATACATGTTGAATATGCCGGGGACCTTTCGGATGTGGATACACAGCCGCTAACCCGCTATATCGTGAAAGGCGTGTTCACCCGCCATTTCGGCGGCGATGTCAACATCGTCAACTCCATGCATCTGGCCAAAACGCGCGATGTCAATGTTGTCGTGACCAAAGCCTCCAAGACCAAAGGCTTCACCAACCTTATCACGGTTACACTGAAAGCCGAGCCGGATGAAGAGCGCCTGGTTGCCGGAACATTGCTCCAGGGTTACGGGGAACGCATTGTTCAGGTCAATAAATTCCCGGTCGATATCGCTCCGGAAGGCCATCAGATTGTGATCTCCCACAACGACAAGCCGGGCATTATCGGTCTCGTCGGCACGCTGCTGGGACAGAACGATGTTAACATCGCTTCGATGCAGGTGGGACGCAAAATTGTCGGCGGTGCAGCCATCATGCTTTTGACCGTGGATAAAGCGGTGCCTCAGCAGGTGCTGGTGAAGCTCGCCGGCCTGCCGGAAATTAACACTGCCGAAGAGATTGTTCTGCTGTAG
- a CDS encoding thiamine pyrophosphate-binding protein: protein MFRPATLYSKLVERGDHFGTIFNHAVSIALSGQRGPVHLCIPFDVQTEMLEECRIVIPEREHLVSAGNLERVLSVINESSHPLIIAGKGVNRSGAHEELLQLAETFNIPVVTSPGGKGAIAWDHPLYHGPIGVGGCKHGEDLLNRSDVFIVLGSRLSDMTICNLKAENHPKTLIQFDVDPTFVGKILTSETIAVSGDLRDNLAFYLQNFDSAAIKKHETETDVHYAEELPVLPKLSLASVMDTLSDLIPYNNTVFVDDGSHGFNAAKWYKVKKPGSVVFDAYFACMGNSIGMAIGAKVASPEETIFCITGDGCFMMLGTEINTAVCKDIPVIFIVVNNMQLDMALKGMEKTTGRIDGTIFEVPMDAVKFAESLGATGYRCETLEQFTSAIHAAVASNRVAVIELLTDRTEVPPTAHRTLNLN from the coding sequence ATGTTCAGACCCGCGACCCTTTACAGCAAGCTGGTGGAACGCGGCGATCATTTCGGCACGATTTTCAATCATGCCGTCTCCATTGCCTTGAGCGGACAACGGGGACCGGTTCATCTCTGTATCCCGTTTGATGTGCAGACCGAAATGCTGGAAGAATGCCGGATTGTTATCCCTGAGCGCGAACATCTGGTCAGTGCCGGTAATTTGGAACGCGTACTTTCTGTAATTAATGAATCAAGCCATCCTCTGATCATTGCGGGCAAAGGAGTCAATCGTTCCGGCGCGCACGAGGAGCTTCTTCAACTGGCTGAAACCTTCAATATTCCGGTGGTCACCTCTCCCGGCGGCAAGGGTGCCATCGCCTGGGATCACCCGCTGTATCACGGCCCCATCGGTGTCGGCGGCTGCAAGCACGGTGAGGATTTGTTAAACCGCAGTGATGTGTTCATCGTCCTTGGCTCGCGTCTCAGCGATATGACCATCTGCAATCTTAAAGCAGAGAATCATCCCAAAACATTGATCCAATTTGACGTCGACCCTACCTTCGTCGGAAAAATATTAACCTCAGAGACAATCGCTGTAAGCGGGGACTTACGCGATAATCTTGCGTTCTATCTTCAGAATTTTGATTCGGCTGCTATTAAAAAGCACGAAACAGAAACCGATGTTCATTATGCGGAAGAGTTGCCGGTTCTGCCCAAGCTTTCGCTTGCATCCGTCATGGACACATTAAGCGACCTGATCCCGTACAACAACACCGTTTTTGTTGATGATGGCAGCCATGGCTTCAATGCCGCGAAATGGTACAAGGTCAAAAAGCCCGGCAGCGTTGTCTTTGATGCCTATTTTGCCTGCATGGGCAATTCCATTGGGATGGCTATCGGCGCTAAGGTGGCTTCACCGGAAGAAACGATTTTCTGCATTACCGGTGACGGCTGCTTCATGATGCTTGGCACAGAAATAAATACGGCCGTGTGCAAGGACATTCCCGTGATCTTTATCGTTGTGAACAATATGCAGCTCGATATGGCGTTAAAGGGCATGGAAAAAACAACAGGCAGAATCGACGGCACGATCTTCGAAGTTCCTATGGATGCCGTGAAATTTGCTGAATCCTTGGGGGCCACAGGCTACAGATGCGAGACTCTGGAACAATTCACATCTGCTATCCATGCTGCAGTAGCCTCTAACCGCGTGGCTGTAATTGAACTGCTGACCGACCGTACTGAAGTGCCTCCGACGGCCCATCGAACCTTGAATCTCAACTAA
- a CDS encoding thiamine pyrophosphate-binding protein yields the protein MAEALRNLGVTHSFGIIGKSICPVVLKMVDYGIEFIPGRHESSSGFEAAGYALKTGKLGVAFGTSGPGVPIFSPPQHMPRRIIFPYFL from the coding sequence ATGGCTGAGGCACTACGAAACCTCGGTGTAACACATTCCTTTGGCATAATCGGCAAGTCTATTTGTCCCGTAGTCCTGAAAATGGTGGATTACGGCATTGAATTTATTCCAGGGAGACACGAATCCAGTTCCGGGTTCGAAGCCGCCGGCTATGCTCTCAAAACAGGGAAACTCGGAGTGGCTTTTGGGACCTCCGGACCGGGGGTACCAATCTTCTCACCGCCGCAGCACATGCCAAGGCGAATAATCTTCCCGTACTTTTTATAA
- a CDS encoding SDR family NAD(P)-dependent oxidoreductase: MMTNLQGKVALVTGGSRGAGRGIALELAKAGAYVYITGRSRGLSQEDRRKGTIDSVLDEIRAAGGEGEAVRCDHTRDSETEAVIRRISSEQGRLDILVNNVWGGNERSIASKPFWELPTDHWSHMFDAGVRAQLMTNYYAIPLMRSNREGGGIIIHTTYWDHYKYIDNFYYDLAKNALVRMAFGLSVELAADRIAVIPLSPGWMRTELVLESLNTDEEHWQDVAELHSSESTAYIGRAVVRLAADPEVLAMTGIPQQVGSLAEKYGFTDVDGRLVPVFKVPE; this comes from the coding sequence ATGATGACTAATCTGCAAGGGAAAGTGGCGCTGGTTACCGGAGGAAGCCGGGGAGCCGGCCGGGGAATTGCTTTGGAGCTGGCAAAAGCGGGAGCATACGTGTATATTACAGGCAGAAGCAGGGGACTTTCACAAGAGGACCGGCGTAAAGGAACCATTGACAGTGTGCTGGACGAGATCAGGGCGGCTGGAGGAGAAGGGGAAGCGGTCCGCTGCGACCATACCCGGGATAGTGAGACAGAAGCAGTCATCCGGCGGATATCGTCGGAGCAGGGCAGGCTGGATATCCTGGTCAACAATGTGTGGGGCGGCAACGAGCGGTCCATCGCGAGCAAACCCTTCTGGGAGCTGCCTACAGACCATTGGAGCCATATGTTCGATGCGGGAGTGAGGGCGCAGCTTATGACGAATTATTACGCCATTCCGCTGATGCGCAGCAACCGGGAAGGCGGTGGAATCATTATTCATACAACGTATTGGGACCACTACAAATACATTGACAACTTTTATTATGACTTGGCCAAAAATGCGCTGGTACGCATGGCTTTTGGATTGTCTGTAGAACTTGCGGCAGACAGAATAGCCGTGATTCCGCTTTCGCCCGGCTGGATGCGGACCGAACTGGTTCTGGAGAGCCTGAATACGGATGAAGAGCACTGGCAGGACGTGGCTGAGCTGCACAGCAGTGAGTCCACTGCCTATATCGGGCGGGCCGTGGTTCGGCTGGCTGCTGACCCGGAGGTATTGGCCATGACGGGAATCCCGCAGCAGGTAGGCAGCCTTGCGGAAAAATACGGTTTCACTGATGTGGATGGACGGCTTGTCCCGGTGTTTAAAGTACCGGAATAA
- a CDS encoding HAMP domain-containing protein, which yields MDWMNKLPLKQRIVAGCYLIAALFAVPVLITLLIMGKVVIGIILVAVLAALTFPLSRFIERTLTSSFDDISNVTHTIAKGDFTSRADENGSMGDISRSFNTMIDKLKKILTDASQITRQVMDASRGIEDKNQNLKIVMAQVASSSNELALGANEISVDIADMTESIKDIETKVSNYTSSTKEMNRRSVHTLELVEKGRQSVDTQAEGMRKNIQATQKVADTIEALSQNARGLQ from the coding sequence ATGGACTGGATGAACAAGCTTCCGCTAAAACAGAGAATTGTTGCCGGATGTTATCTGATCGCCGCATTATTTGCAGTTCCTGTACTGATCACTTTATTGATCATGGGCAAGGTTGTTATCGGAATAATACTGGTAGCGGTATTGGCAGCTCTTACCTTCCCTCTTTCACGCTTCATTGAGAGAACGCTTACATCTTCGTTTGACGACATTTCTAATGTTACACACACCATTGCAAAAGGCGACTTTACCAGCCGGGCCGACGAGAACGGCTCTATGGGGGATATCAGCCGGTCCTTCAATACCATGATCGATAAGCTGAAAAAGATCCTTACTGATGCTTCGCAGATTACCCGCCAGGTTATGGATGCCAGCCGCGGCATTGAAGACAAGAACCAGAATCTGAAGATAGTAATGGCCCAGGTCGCCTCCTCGTCCAATGAACTGGCTCTTGGCGCAAATGAAATCTCCGTGGACATTGCCGACATGACCGAATCCATCAAAGACATAGAGACCAAGGTCTCCAACTATACGAGCTCGACCAAGGAAATGAACAGACGGTCTGTACATACATTGGAACTGGTTGAAAAAGGACGGCAATCGGTGGATACACAAGCCGAAGGCATGCGCAAGAATATACAAGCTACCCAGAAGGTGGCCGACACGATTGAAGCACTTTCCCAAAATGCCCGGGGATTACAATGA
- a CDS encoding carboxymuconolactone decarboxylase family protein, with amino-acid sequence MEDTINSGLRHFSNLSGNYGAKALAPIKEHFPELAEYIMGNAYGDIFQRTTIGSDWKEIAVISSLITMGQFEQLGVHYVMALSVGMTVDQIKGILLHLVPVVGAPRVISAFNVLLATLKEIE; translated from the coding sequence GTGGAAGATACAATTAACAGCGGTCTCAGGCATTTTTCCAACCTGTCTGGCAATTACGGTGCCAAAGCTCTGGCTCCAATCAAGGAGCATTTTCCGGAGCTGGCCGAGTATATCATGGGCAACGCCTATGGCGACATTTTTCAGCGCACAACGATTGGTTCGGATTGGAAGGAAATTGCCGTTATTTCATCCCTGATTACCATGGGACAGTTCGAGCAGCTCGGAGTCCATTATGTGATGGCGCTCAGCGTCGGAATGACTGTGGATCAGATCAAAGGTATTTTGCTGCATCTGGTGCCCGTTGTCGGTGCGCCCAGAGTCATTTCAGCTTTTAATGTGCTGCTTGCCACACTGAAGGAAATCGAATAA